Proteins encoded in a region of the Neodiprion lecontei isolate iyNeoLeco1 chromosome 5, iyNeoLeco1.1, whole genome shotgun sequence genome:
- the LOC107218023 gene encoding G2/mitotic-specific cyclin-B isoform X1 has translation MALRSRPALVNIGNQENVANAKAKALGLGHTKRSALGEIGNKVNNLRGTRPMCKAGIQHDLPKKTTAKPATLESLKLTEKPHVELAKQLVRNEPSSPLVRPSIEQTPPPAHQQQTQQPDQVEKVSFSSDLLIEDIDQDDSGNPILVSIYSNDIYAHLRDLERQTPVEREFLTGQQVTPKMRSVLVDWLVEVHQQFHLTQETLYLTVAILDRFLQAYRSIDRKRLQLVGITAMFVASKYEEMYSPDINDFVYVTDNAYSKLEVLQMEMVMLRTLKYSFGRPLPLQFLRRYSKAGKALAVHHTMAKYFLEQGLINYDMCHYPPSLVAAAALYLSLFLIGSEEDAEEGKLVWTPTLVHYSTYKEEQVLPVVREIALYIINVEKSKHQAVRKKYTQSKHMKISLRSELKSPTMYDLATTKRQD, from the exons ATGGCGTTGAGAAGTCGACCGGCCCTTGTG AATATTGGGAATCAGGAGAATGTCGCAAATGCTAAAGCTAAGGCCCTGGGTCTTGGACATACCAAAAGATCAGCATTGGGTGAGATAGGGAACAAAGTGAACAATTTGCGTGGCACAAGACCAATGTGCAAGGCAGGCATTCAGCATGACTTGCCAAAGAAGACAACAGCGAAACCAGCCACCTTAGAAAGTCTGAAGCTGACGGAAAAGCCACACGTTGAGCTGGCCAAGCAACTCGTTAGAAATGAACCCTCATCCCCACTCGTCAGACCTTCGATTGAACAAACTCCACCGCCTGCACACCAGCAGCAAACACAGCAACCGGATCAGGTTGAAAAGGTGTCGTTTTCCTCAGACCTTTTGATAGAGGACATTGACCAAGACGACAGTGGAAATCCCATACTTGTGTCAATATATAGCAATGATATATATGCACACCTCCGTGACCTTGAGCGGCAAACTCCTGTGGAACGAGAGTTCTTAACTGGGCAACAAGTCACTCCGAAAATGAGAAGTGTTCTTGTCGATTGGCTTGTTGAGGTTCATCAACAGTTCCACCTCACTCAGGAGACGCTCTATCTGACAGTTGCGATACTTGATCGATTCCTTcag GCGTACAGGAGTATAGACAGAAAGAGGCTACAGCTGGTGGGTATAACGGCAATGTTCGTTGCAAGTAAATACGAGGAAATGTATTCCCCAGACATAAACGACTTTGTTTATGTAACGGATAATGCCTATTCAAAGCTGGAGGTCCTGCAGATGGAGATGGTGATGTTGCGGACTCTGAAATACTCTTTTGGACGGCCCCTGCCCCTGCAATTCCTGAGAAGATATAGCAAGGCGGGAAAG GCCTTAGCAGTCCATCACACAATGGCTAAATATTTTCTGGAGCAGGGTCTAATCAATTATGACATGTGTCACTACCCGCCCAGTCTCGTTGCAGCTGCAGCGTTGTACCTCTCACTTTT CCTGATTGGTAGCGAAGAAGATGCAGAGGAAGGAAAACTCGTCTGGACGCCGACTCTAGTACACTACAGTACGTACAAAGAGGAGCAGGTACTACCAGTTGTCAGAGAAATAGCTTTGTATATcataaatgttgaaaaatcaaagcATCAAGCTGTGAGAAAGAAGTACACCCAGTCAAAGCACATGAAAATAAGTTTGCGTTCAGAGCTAAAATCACCGACGATGTACGACCTGGCGACAACCAAGAGGCAAGACTAG
- the LOC107218023 gene encoding G2/mitotic-specific cyclin-B isoform X2, which yields MCKAGIQHDLPKKTTAKPATLESLKLTEKPHVELAKQLVRNEPSSPLVRPSIEQTPPPAHQQQTQQPDQVEKVSFSSDLLIEDIDQDDSGNPILVSIYSNDIYAHLRDLERQTPVEREFLTGQQVTPKMRSVLVDWLVEVHQQFHLTQETLYLTVAILDRFLQAYRSIDRKRLQLVGITAMFVASKYEEMYSPDINDFVYVTDNAYSKLEVLQMEMVMLRTLKYSFGRPLPLQFLRRYSKAGKALAVHHTMAKYFLEQGLINYDMCHYPPSLVAAAALYLSLFLIGSEEDAEEGKLVWTPTLVHYSTYKEEQVLPVVREIALYIINVEKSKHQAVRKKYTQSKHMKISLRSELKSPTMYDLATTKRQD from the exons ATGTGCAAGGCAGGCATTCAGCATGACTTGCCAAAGAAGACAACAGCGAAACCAGCCACCTTAGAAAGTCTGAAGCTGACGGAAAAGCCACACGTTGAGCTGGCCAAGCAACTCGTTAGAAATGAACCCTCATCCCCACTCGTCAGACCTTCGATTGAACAAACTCCACCGCCTGCACACCAGCAGCAAACACAGCAACCGGATCAGGTTGAAAAGGTGTCGTTTTCCTCAGACCTTTTGATAGAGGACATTGACCAAGACGACAGTGGAAATCCCATACTTGTGTCAATATATAGCAATGATATATATGCACACCTCCGTGACCTTGAGCGGCAAACTCCTGTGGAACGAGAGTTCTTAACTGGGCAACAAGTCACTCCGAAAATGAGAAGTGTTCTTGTCGATTGGCTTGTTGAGGTTCATCAACAGTTCCACCTCACTCAGGAGACGCTCTATCTGACAGTTGCGATACTTGATCGATTCCTTcag GCGTACAGGAGTATAGACAGAAAGAGGCTACAGCTGGTGGGTATAACGGCAATGTTCGTTGCAAGTAAATACGAGGAAATGTATTCCCCAGACATAAACGACTTTGTTTATGTAACGGATAATGCCTATTCAAAGCTGGAGGTCCTGCAGATGGAGATGGTGATGTTGCGGACTCTGAAATACTCTTTTGGACGGCCCCTGCCCCTGCAATTCCTGAGAAGATATAGCAAGGCGGGAAAG GCCTTAGCAGTCCATCACACAATGGCTAAATATTTTCTGGAGCAGGGTCTAATCAATTATGACATGTGTCACTACCCGCCCAGTCTCGTTGCAGCTGCAGCGTTGTACCTCTCACTTTT CCTGATTGGTAGCGAAGAAGATGCAGAGGAAGGAAAACTCGTCTGGACGCCGACTCTAGTACACTACAGTACGTACAAAGAGGAGCAGGTACTACCAGTTGTCAGAGAAATAGCTTTGTATATcataaatgttgaaaaatcaaagcATCAAGCTGTGAGAAAGAAGTACACCCAGTCAAAGCACATGAAAATAAGTTTGCGTTCAGAGCTAAAATCACCGACGATGTACGACCTGGCGACAACCAAGAGGCAAGACTAG
- the LOC107218007 gene encoding uncharacterized protein LOC107218007 isoform X1: protein MDLKAVVIPGEAPESDDESVDVTTGPGFQPKRILNPCGTIIPGEAPESDDDGTTSLSSISGAVEAIVCPPYTEARVHKSNRHTYKYNSLLHKKLRDCHQMLDKDLTEICESVIGKNIQELTSANRQLLRSELTLQEAASQLRDASIRSKNVANALLNVTEANFFHSIKI from the exons atggatttaaaGGCCGTTGTTATTCCCGGCGAGGCACCGGAATCCGACGACGAATCTGTCGACGTGACAACG GGACCCGGTTTCCAGCCAAAACGAATTCTCAATCCGTGTGGCACGATTATTCCAGGGGAAGCGCCAGAGTCCGACGATG ATGGAACTACCAGCTTAAGTAGCATAAGTGGAGCTGTTGAGGCGATTGTTTGCCCTCCTTATACGGAGGCCAGAGTACATAAATCAAATAGACATACCTACAAGTACAACAGCTTGCTTCACAAGAAACTGA GGGATTGTCACCAGATGCTGGACAAGGATTTGACTGAGATTTGTGAATCTGTtattggtaaaaatattcaggagtTGACATCTGCTAATAGACAACTGCTAAGGAGTGAACTGACACTGCAAGAAGCCGCGAGCCAGCTGAGAGATGCTTCTATTCGTTCAAAGAATGTCGCGAATGCGCTTCTCAATGTTACagaagcaaatttttttcatagtaTCAAAATCTGA
- the LOC107218015 gene encoding DNA fragmentation factor subunit alpha, which translates to MSDTAGAVQATASPYKIIDHARERRKGITASSLKELTAIARNRFDLPQEEHLTIVLEQDGTEVDDEEYFATLERNTSLMVLCGHQRWSAAGSSASTSRYVLLDDTDSGKEGTSRRRERGNGAQIKPLVSSLRGDPTHISLLGGNDLELLSDMDPESLADIVPDRIFLEQLKEASGRFLAEKRQAQESMALLQMYASGGEMERA; encoded by the exons ATGTCAGACACTGCAGGGGCAGTACAAGCAACAGCTTCCCCGTATAAGATAATTGATCATGCGAGAGAAAGACGCAAGGGCATTACAGCCTCGTCACTAAAAGAACTCACTGCCATAGCTAGAAACCGATTTGACTTGCCACAAGAAGAGCACCTGACCATTGTTTTGGAACAGGATG GTACCGAGGTAGACGACGAAGAATACTTTGCTACGCTTGAGAGAAATACAAGCTTGATGGTCCTGTGTGGCCATCAAAGATGGTCAGCTGCTGGAAGCTCAGCTAGTACATCACGCTATGTTCTGCTGGATGATACGGATAGTGGAAAAGAAGGAACATCAAGAAGGAGGGAACGTGGGAATGGGGCACAGATCAAGCCGCTGGTCTCCTCACTGCGTGGAGATCCAACCCACATTTCGCTATTAGGTGGAAACGACTTGGAACTGCTAAGTGATATGGATCCGGAAAGTCTAGCAGACATTGTGCCTGACAG GATATTCCTGGAGCAACTGAAGGAGGCGTCAGGAAGATTTTTAGCCGAGAAACGACAGGCGCAGGAATCAATGGCACTATTGCAGATGTATGCAAGCGGAGGAGAGATGGAGCGGGCGTAG
- the LOC107218021 gene encoding protein mono-ADP-ribosyltransferase PARP16 isoform X1, with protein MANLTNATSGDAEFKAKVKFDPEEDCCSSTSRLGFDPQTIPPPLGSLTIEECPKKKVLLLKTILERDLVAADIKWSLFVAASHSYRYDSCLRPYPPMYVRNECKDIEALREAIQTIPPLSIIIRQLDEPDVYENNSAAVNLLYWVLVRLRDPQIKSVNKECYDSVLKRVPSEMAVAPPNLIFQVASTKQSLFEERWRTASQGHTTLYAYHGSRLENFHSIIHHGLQQNMCKRSLYGTGIYFSSELGVSLPYSPVGYGWGGSMHGSQLSCIALCELINHPDVKRGDSEDTARNTVIDAMSGKVPNKYYLVVNSDLVRIRYLLVYSQEFSSSRHKEGRGLVAWFRRHKLLTFVLGYVVLLASVGLTHNKYVEKYCRLFIQKVGFQ; from the exons ATGGCGAATTTGACGAACGCGACGAGCGGCGATGCCGAGTTCAAGGCAAAGGTGAAATTCGACCCTGAGGAGGACTGTTGCAGCTCGACCAGCCGCCTTGGGTTCGACCCTCAGACTATTCCTCCGCCCCTCGGATCGCTCACGATAGAAGAATGCCCAAAGAAGAAAGTACTCttgttgaaaacaattttggAGCGAGATCTTGTCGCTGCTGACATAAAGTGGTCTCTCTTCGTCGCTGCCTCTCACAGCTACAGATATGACTCATGCCTCAGACCTTATCCCCCGATGTATGTTAGGAACGAATGCAAAGACATCGAGGCTCTG AGGGAAGCCATCCAAACTATACCTCCACTCTCCATAATCATTCGTCAATTAGACGAGCCTGATGTTTACGAGAACAACTCAGCTGCGGTCAATTTGCTGTACTGGGTTCTCGTTAGGCTTAGAGACCCGCAGATCAAGAGCGTAAACAAAGAATGC TATGACTCTGTGCTGAAGCGTGTTCCATCCGAAATGGCAGTAGCACCTCCTAATTTGATATTCCAAGTTGCGAGCACCAAGCAGTCCCTGTTTGAGGAGAGGTGGAGAACAGCTTCACAGGGACACACGACCCTCTACGCTTACCACGGCAGTCGACTTGAGAATTTCCACTCAATAATCCACCACGGCTTACAACAGAACATGTGCAAG AGATCTCTCTACGGCACAGGCATCTACTTCTCTAGCGAACTGGGTGTCAGCTTGCCTTACAGTCCTGTTGGATACGGATGGGGCGGCAGCATGCACGGCAGTCAATTGAGCTGCATCGCGTTGTGTGAGCTAATCAATCACCCTGACGTGAAAAGAGGGGATTCAG AGGATACAGCAAGAAACACTGTAATCGATGCAATGAGTGGCAAAGTTCCAAACAAGTACTACCTCGTTGTAAATAGCGATTTAGTTCGTATCAGATATCTGCTGGTTTACAGCCAAGAGTTTTCTTCTTCAAG GCACAAGGAAGGACGAGGGTTGGTTGCCTGGTTCAGAAGGCACAAGCTGCTCACTTTTGTTCTTGGCTATGTGGTTCTGCTGGCATCTGTCGGACTGACCCACAATAAGTACGTTGAAAAGTATTGCAGGCTGTTTATCCAAAAAGTTGGATTCCAGTAG
- the LOC107218021 gene encoding protein mono-ADP-ribosyltransferase PARP16 isoform X2, translating to MANLTNATSGDAEFKAKVKFDPEEDCCSSTSRLGFDPQTIPPPLGSLTIEECPKKKVLLLKTILERDLVAADIKWSLFVAASHSYRYDSCLRPYPPMYVRNECKDIEALREAIQTIPPLSIIIRQLDEPDVYENNSAAVNLLYWVLVRLRDPQIKSVNKECYDSVLKRVPSEMAVAPPNLIFQVASTKQSLFEERWRTASQGHTTLYAYHGSRLENFHSIIHHGLQQNMCKRSLYGTGIYFSSELGVSLPYSPVGYGWGGSMHGSQLSCIALCELINHPDVKRGDSGTRKDEGWLPGSEGTSCSLLFLAMWFCWHLSD from the exons ATGGCGAATTTGACGAACGCGACGAGCGGCGATGCCGAGTTCAAGGCAAAGGTGAAATTCGACCCTGAGGAGGACTGTTGCAGCTCGACCAGCCGCCTTGGGTTCGACCCTCAGACTATTCCTCCGCCCCTCGGATCGCTCACGATAGAAGAATGCCCAAAGAAGAAAGTACTCttgttgaaaacaattttggAGCGAGATCTTGTCGCTGCTGACATAAAGTGGTCTCTCTTCGTCGCTGCCTCTCACAGCTACAGATATGACTCATGCCTCAGACCTTATCCCCCGATGTATGTTAGGAACGAATGCAAAGACATCGAGGCTCTG AGGGAAGCCATCCAAACTATACCTCCACTCTCCATAATCATTCGTCAATTAGACGAGCCTGATGTTTACGAGAACAACTCAGCTGCGGTCAATTTGCTGTACTGGGTTCTCGTTAGGCTTAGAGACCCGCAGATCAAGAGCGTAAACAAAGAATGC TATGACTCTGTGCTGAAGCGTGTTCCATCCGAAATGGCAGTAGCACCTCCTAATTTGATATTCCAAGTTGCGAGCACCAAGCAGTCCCTGTTTGAGGAGAGGTGGAGAACAGCTTCACAGGGACACACGACCCTCTACGCTTACCACGGCAGTCGACTTGAGAATTTCCACTCAATAATCCACCACGGCTTACAACAGAACATGTGCAAG AGATCTCTCTACGGCACAGGCATCTACTTCTCTAGCGAACTGGGTGTCAGCTTGCCTTACAGTCCTGTTGGATACGGATGGGGCGGCAGCATGCACGGCAGTCAATTGAGCTGCATCGCGTTGTGTGAGCTAATCAATCACCCTGACGTGAAAAGAGGGGATTCAG GCACAAGGAAGGACGAGGGTTGGTTGCCTGGTTCAGAAGGCACAAGCTGCTCACTTTTGTTCTTGGCTATGTGGTTCTGCTGGCATCTGTCGGACTGA
- the LOC107218006 gene encoding vacuolar protein sorting-associated protein 26C: MAINLDIKLKRANKIYHEGEIVSGIILLKCNSDVKHDGIFLTMEGSVNLQLSSKNVGIFEAFYNSVKPIQLVQYTLDVAPAGKIPSGKTEIPFELPLKPRGNKPLYETYHGVFVSIQYLVRCDIKRSFLAKDVSKSLEFIMEDKPVNLQLQKAHSKIVFYKITPESLQNIRERTGVPKFLISGRLDSVCCKLTQPLTGEVIIEHCEVPIKSIELQLVRVETCGCAEGYSRDATEIQNIQIGEGNVCTGLAIPVYMIFPRLFTCPTLNTSNFKVEFEVNLIVVFEDDYLVTENFPITLTRH, translated from the exons ATGGCAATAAATTTGGATATCAAGCTCAAGAGAGCCAACAAAATATATCACGAAGGG GAAATTGTGTCGGGAATAATACTGCTCAAATGCAACTCTGATGTTAAGCACGATGGCATTTTCCTCACTATGGAAGGTTCGGTGAACCTTCAGTTAAGCTCAAAAAATGTTGGAATATTCGAGGCGTTTTATAACTCTGTCAAG CCGATCCAGCTGGTGCAGTACACGCTGGACGTAGCCCCAGCAGGTAAAATACCAAGTGGCAAAACTGAGATTCCTTTTGAGTTGCCGCTGAAGCCAAGAGGCAACAAACCTCTGTACGAAACTTACCATGGGGTATTCGTCAGCATTCAGTATTTGGTTCGCTGCGATATCAAGCGAAGCTTCCTGGCAAAAGATGTTAGCAAGTCTTtggaattcatcatggaagATAAGCCGGTGAATTTACAGTTGCAAAAAGCTCACTCTAAAATagtattttacaaaataacaCCAGAGTCGCTTCAAAACATCAGAGAAAGAACTGGCGTACCAAAATTCCTGATATCTGGAAGACTTGACTCTGTCTGCTGTAAATTAACTCAGCCCTTAACCGGAGAG GTGATTATTGAACACTGCGAAGTACCCATAAAGTCGATTGAGCTTCAGTTGGTGAGAGTGGAAACATGCGGATGTGCGGAAGGATATTCTAGAGATG CTACGGagatacaaaatatacaaatagGAGAAGGTAACGTTTGCACTGGGCTAGCGATACCAGTTTACATGATATTCCCACGCCTGTTTACCTGCCCGACATTGAATACAAGTAATTTCAAAGTTG AGTTCGAAGTAAACCTAATAGTCGTATTTGAGGACGACTATTTGGTCACAGAAAACTTTCCAATCACTCTAACAAGGCACTAA
- the LOC107218007 gene encoding uncharacterized protein LOC107218007 isoform X2, producing the protein MIVISSSSRTLQYKLGIRKKNILTPDGTTSLSSISGAVEAIVCPPYTEARVHKSNRHTYKYNSLLHKKLRDCHQMLDKDLTEICESVIGKNIQELTSANRQLLRSELTLQEAASQLRDASIRSKNVANALLNVTEANFFHSIKI; encoded by the exons ATGATTGTTATTTCAAGCTCCAGTCGAACACTACAATACAAACTTGGTATTAGGAAG AAGAATATACTTACCCCAGATGGAACTACCAGCTTAAGTAGCATAAGTGGAGCTGTTGAGGCGATTGTTTGCCCTCCTTATACGGAGGCCAGAGTACATAAATCAAATAGACATACCTACAAGTACAACAGCTTGCTTCACAAGAAACTGA GGGATTGTCACCAGATGCTGGACAAGGATTTGACTGAGATTTGTGAATCTGTtattggtaaaaatattcaggagtTGACATCTGCTAATAGACAACTGCTAAGGAGTGAACTGACACTGCAAGAAGCCGCGAGCCAGCTGAGAGATGCTTCTATTCGTTCAAAGAATGTCGCGAATGCGCTTCTCAATGTTACagaagcaaatttttttcatagtaTCAAAATCTGA